Proteins co-encoded in one Sulfurimonas sp. HSL1-2 genomic window:
- a CDS encoding Na/Pi symporter, producing the protein MPSVILWVEAFSGLGLFLFGMLFLEGQIRQSAGHAFKSIVQRATGTPFRSLLTGLGATAVFQSSSVVTLMALSLVGAHLLTLGSAIAVIFGANIGTTITVWIVALVGFKIDINLVSYLMIGIGGIGGVLVSSEGRWKNHFGVMVGFGLLFLGLEGMKRSFGGFADTVDLSLFASVSPYWFAAIGMLLTAIIQASAASIAIAQSAVFAHIIGFEAAAAFVIGANAGTTVTAMLGAIGGTPDKKRVALAHFIFNISAGALALGLLQPLTWLVSMVAATLNDVVKIALFHTLFNLMGVVIWYPFIGLLERMLKRTFKKEPLQVTKWIHNVPVTVPDVAIDALKNEVNALSQRVEEFALFAIDISPPKAYEAGLSVDKLLEAPVKHFDIAFDRLYTNIRLHEGEVYRYIILLSPHCPQPEQQLQLQTLQRTIAYLATAAKSIKDMLYDIERLYDAESSEEQSFYKDLRYQILKSVLTYHAVTQGAEAEREVLDETYKRVANSYKNSMNVIESIAKNPAIPSEMTTITINALHLAKSFTKSLRNALPHGPLLNQS; encoded by the coding sequence ATGCCGTCTGTCATCCTCTGGGTGGAAGCGTTCTCGGGACTGGGGCTTTTCCTTTTCGGCATGCTTTTCCTGGAGGGCCAGATCCGCCAGTCCGCCGGGCATGCCTTCAAGAGCATCGTCCAGCGGGCGACCGGCACCCCTTTCCGCAGCCTCTTGACCGGTCTCGGGGCGACGGCCGTCTTTCAGAGCTCCTCCGTCGTCACCCTGATGGCCCTCTCCCTCGTCGGCGCGCACCTGCTCACCCTCGGCAGTGCCATCGCCGTCATCTTCGGCGCCAACATCGGCACTACCATCACCGTCTGGATCGTCGCGCTGGTCGGCTTCAAAATCGACATCAACCTCGTCTCCTACCTCATGATCGGCATCGGGGGGATCGGCGGCGTCCTGGTCAGTTCGGAGGGACGCTGGAAAAACCATTTCGGCGTCATGGTCGGATTCGGGCTCCTCTTCCTTGGACTGGAGGGGATGAAGCGGAGTTTCGGCGGCTTTGCCGACACCGTCGACCTCAGTCTCTTCGCTTCCGTCAGTCCCTACTGGTTCGCCGCCATCGGTATGCTGCTGACGGCCATCATCCAGGCCAGTGCCGCCTCCATCGCCATCGCGCAGAGCGCGGTCTTTGCGCATATCATCGGATTTGAGGCGGCGGCGGCCTTCGTCATCGGCGCCAATGCCGGTACAACCGTCACGGCGATGCTCGGAGCCATCGGCGGGACCCCGGACAAAAAACGCGTCGCGCTGGCACACTTCATCTTCAATATCTCGGCCGGGGCGCTTGCACTGGGCCTGCTTCAACCGCTCACCTGGCTGGTCTCCATGGTCGCCGCCACACTCAACGACGTCGTCAAAATCGCCCTCTTTCATACCCTCTTCAATCTCATGGGTGTGGTGATATGGTACCCCTTTATCGGCCTGCTCGAACGGATGCTCAAACGTACCTTCAAGAAAGAGCCGCTGCAGGTAACAAAATGGATACACAATGTCCCCGTGACGGTGCCGGACGTGGCGATCGATGCCCTCAAAAATGAGGTGAATGCCCTGTCGCAGCGGGTCGAGGAGTTTGCACTCTTCGCCATCGATATCTCACCGCCGAAAGCTTACGAGGCAGGTCTTTCGGTCGACAAGCTCCTCGAAGCGCCCGTCAAGCATTTCGACATCGCTTTCGACAGGCTCTACACCAATATCCGCCTCCATGAGGGGGAGGTTTACCGCTATATCATCCTGCTCTCACCCCACTGTCCCCAACCGGAGCAGCAACTGCAGCTCCAGACACTGCAGCGCACCATCGCCTACCTGGCTACCGCGGCCAAGTCGATCAAGGATATGCTCTACGACATCGAACGCCTCTATGACGCCGAATCGTCCGAAGAGCAGTCCTTCTACAAGGACCTCCGCTACCAGATCCTCAAAAGCGTTCTGACCTATCACGCTGTCACCCAGGGCGCCGAAGCGGAACGGGAGGTGCTTGACGAGACCTACAAGCGTGTCGCGAACTCCTATAAGAACAGCATGAATGTCATTGAATCCATTGCCAAGAATCCGGCGATCCCCTCGGAGATGACGACGATCACGATCAATGCGCTGCACCTGGCGAAGAGCTTTACGAAGTCCCTGCGCAATGCCCTGCCCCATGGGCCTCTTCTTAATCAATCATGA
- a CDS encoding saccharopine dehydrogenase family protein produces the protein MATVLIIGAGGVGRVVTHKCVMNSETFTKIVLASRRLESCKTIADELPAGAVEIAQVNADSVEETAALIKKVKADIVINVALPYQDLAIMDACIETGVDYLDTANYEHPDEAKFEYKEQWARDAAFKQAGIMGLLGSGFDPGATNVFCAYAQKHYFDEIHTIDILDCNAGDHGYPFATNFNPEINLREVSAKGRYWEEGKWIETDPMQIHFTWNYPEVGPKESYLLYHEEMESLVKHIKGLKRIRFFMTFGESYLTHMKCLENVGMLGIEPVEHQGQKIVPIEFLRTLLPDPASLGPRTKGKTNIGIVAEGLKDGKKRKIYIYQVKDHEACYAEVKSQGVSYTTGVPAMIGAKLMLEKKWYAQGVWNMEQFDPDPFMDEMNAQGLPWKVQELDA, from the coding sequence ATGGCTACTGTATTGATTATCGGGGCGGGCGGGGTCGGCCGCGTAGTGACGCATAAGTGTGTAATGAACAGTGAAACGTTTACGAAGATCGTACTGGCGAGCCGCAGACTGGAGAGCTGCAAAACGATTGCGGATGAGCTGCCGGCCGGCGCCGTCGAGATCGCCCAGGTCAATGCCGACAGCGTCGAAGAGACGGCGGCACTGATCAAAAAGGTCAAGGCGGATATCGTCATCAACGTGGCGCTTCCCTACCAGGACTTGGCTATTATGGACGCCTGTATCGAGACGGGCGTAGACTACCTGGATACGGCCAACTACGAACACCCGGACGAGGCGAAGTTCGAGTACAAGGAGCAGTGGGCCCGCGACGCGGCCTTCAAGCAGGCTGGCATCATGGGGCTTCTGGGCAGCGGATTCGACCCGGGCGCGACGAACGTTTTCTGCGCCTACGCCCAGAAACACTATTTCGACGAGATCCATACCATCGATATCCTCGACTGCAACGCCGGCGACCACGGCTACCCGTTTGCGACGAACTTCAACCCGGAGATCAACCTCCGCGAGGTCAGCGCGAAAGGGCGCTACTGGGAAGAAGGCAAATGGATCGAGACGGACCCGATGCAGATCCACTTCACCTGGAACTACCCCGAAGTCGGCCCCAAAGAGAGCTATCTGCTTTACCACGAGGAGATGGAGTCGCTTGTGAAGCATATCAAAGGGCTCAAGCGCATCCGCTTCTTCATGACCTTCGGCGAGAGCTACCTGACCCATATGAAGTGTCTGGAAAACGTCGGGATGCTGGGAATCGAACCGGTGGAGCACCAGGGGCAGAAGATCGTGCCGATCGAGTTCCTCCGCACCCTGCTGCCGGACCCGGCGAGCCTGGGGCCGCGCACCAAGGGCAAGACGAACATCGGTATCGTCGCCGAGGGGCTTAAAGACGGCAAAAAACGCAAGATCTACATTTACCAGGTGAAAGACCACGAGGCGTGCTACGCCGAGGTGAAATCACAGGGGGTTTCCTATACGACGGGCGTTCCGGCGATGATCGGCGCGAAGCTGATGCTGGAGAAAAAGTGGTATGCGCAGGGGGTCTGGAACATGGAACAGTTCGACCCGGATCCGTTTATGGACGAAATGAACGCGCAGGGCTTACCGTGGAAAGTCCAGGAGCTGGACGCGTAA
- a CDS encoding glucosaminidase domain-containing protein, which produces MQKFILGVLTIALAFTLYSLYDIITSSPDENESVEAPLKTKPVTAKPKSKTVPKVSARANKARFIKQILPAVQAVKAELDGEYARARELIGKPARTADEEAWLQSQMKRYNVAGYPCLLRSMHTHPVSLVIAQAALETGWGSSRFYKEANNVFGIWSYNKNEPRIPASEQRGAKTIYVKKFASLDDAIRGYFKMIAKGYAYSGLRRARTQTDNPFELLRHLRRYSELRDEYVARLYYVLKANKLYNYDTPSYAPTALVDIIPEYVAQKMEEAAKKKAAEQQMFALNEVKVETDEEEPVPCEEEVEANLTRPAPGLSTVSPARSFRP; this is translated from the coding sequence ATGCAAAAATTCATTCTGGGTGTTCTGACCATCGCGCTAGCCTTCACCCTCTATTCACTCTATGACATTATAACCTCTTCCCCTGACGAAAATGAATCCGTAGAGGCCCCGCTGAAGACCAAACCGGTCACGGCAAAACCCAAATCGAAAACGGTGCCCAAAGTGAGCGCACGTGCGAACAAAGCCCGCTTTATCAAGCAGATCCTTCCCGCCGTCCAGGCCGTCAAAGCCGAACTCGACGGCGAATACGCCCGTGCCCGGGAGCTGATCGGCAAACCGGCACGCACGGCCGACGAGGAGGCGTGGCTACAGAGCCAGATGAAACGCTATAACGTCGCCGGTTACCCCTGTCTGCTGCGCAGCATGCATACGCACCCCGTCAGCCTCGTCATTGCCCAGGCGGCTCTGGAAACGGGCTGGGGCAGCTCACGCTTTTACAAAGAAGCAAACAACGTATTCGGCATCTGGTCGTATAACAAAAACGAACCCCGTATTCCTGCCTCCGAGCAGCGCGGTGCCAAGACAATCTATGTCAAAAAGTTCGCTTCCCTCGACGATGCGATCCGCGGCTATTTCAAGATGATCGCGAAGGGCTACGCCTACAGCGGGCTGCGCCGCGCCCGCACGCAGACCGACAACCCATTTGAGCTCCTGCGCCACCTCCGCCGCTACTCGGAGCTGCGCGACGAGTACGTCGCCCGTCTCTACTACGTGCTCAAAGCCAACAAGCTCTACAACTACGACACCCCATCCTACGCGCCGACCGCGCTGGTCGACATTATTCCGGAGTATGTGGCACAGAAAATGGAAGAAGCAGCGAAGAAGAAAGCGGCCGAGCAGCAGATGTTCGCGCTTAATGAGGTCAAGGTGGAAACCGACGAGGAAGAGCCGGTTCCCTGCGAAGAGGAGGTGGAGGCGAACCTTACGCGTCCAGCTCCTGGACTTTCCACGGTAAGCCCTGCGCGTTCATTTCGTCCATAA
- the nspC gene encoding carboxynorspermidine decarboxylase, producing MKKYYDVETPVYICEEARLEANLKLLERVQRESGAKIILALKGFAMWSTFDLVGRYLQGCTASGLHEAKLAREKMNKEVHTYSPAYIERDIDEIAAISDHIVFNSPAQIERFYDRVKSVNPGISVSLRVNPEYSSSPVDLYNPCGLFSRLGTTAANFDAAQLEKLDGLNFHALCEQNVDALEGVLEAFEAKFGAYIDGLEYVNFGGGHHITRADYDVDRLIEVIRAFRERHNGITVYLEPGEAVGWQTGPLVATVLDIVHNGMDIAILDVSAEAHMPDTLAMPYRAEVRGAAETGEKPHTYRLGGNTCLAGDIMGDYAFDAPLQVGDQIVFEDQIHYTFVKNTTFNGVQLPSLAILRQNGEMEIVKRFGYETYRDRLS from the coding sequence ATGAAAAAATATTATGACGTTGAAACCCCGGTTTATATTTGTGAAGAGGCGCGTCTCGAAGCGAACCTGAAACTGCTCGAACGCGTGCAGCGCGAGAGCGGCGCGAAGATCATCCTGGCGCTCAAGGGCTTTGCAATGTGGTCGACCTTCGACCTCGTCGGACGCTACCTTCAGGGGTGTACGGCCAGCGGGCTGCATGAGGCGAAACTGGCACGGGAGAAGATGAACAAGGAGGTCCATACCTACTCACCGGCGTACATCGAACGCGACATCGACGAGATCGCGGCGATCTCTGATCATATCGTTTTCAACTCCCCGGCGCAGATCGAGCGCTTTTACGACCGTGTCAAAAGCGTCAACCCCGGCATCTCCGTCTCCCTGCGCGTCAACCCGGAGTACTCCTCCTCGCCGGTCGACCTCTACAACCCATGCGGGCTTTTCAGCCGTCTGGGGACAACGGCGGCGAACTTTGACGCGGCGCAGCTCGAAAAACTCGACGGCCTCAATTTCCATGCGTTGTGCGAGCAGAACGTCGATGCCCTCGAGGGGGTCCTCGAAGCCTTCGAAGCGAAGTTCGGCGCCTACATCGACGGGCTCGAGTACGTCAATTTCGGCGGGGGGCATCACATTACCCGCGCCGATTACGACGTGGACCGCCTCATCGAGGTGATCCGCGCCTTCCGCGAGCGCCATAACGGCATTACGGTCTACTTGGAACCCGGCGAAGCGGTCGGCTGGCAGACCGGGCCGCTGGTCGCGACCGTGCTCGACATCGTGCATAACGGGATGGATATCGCCATCCTCGACGTCTCGGCCGAAGCGCACATGCCCGATACCCTGGCCATGCCGTACCGCGCCGAGGTGCGCGGCGCCGCGGAGACGGGGGAGAAACCCCATACCTACCGTCTCGGCGGCAATACCTGCCTGGCGGGGGACATCATGGGGGATTACGCCTTCGATGCACCGCTGCAGGTCGGGGACCAGATCGTCTTCGAAGACCAGATCCACTACACCTTCGTCAAAAATACGACCTTCAACGGCGTGCAGCTCCCCTCCCTGGCGATCCTGCGTCAAAACGGGGAGATGGAGATCGTCAAGCGGTTCGGGTACGAGACCTACCGCGACCGCCTCTCCTGA
- a CDS encoding HD domain-containing phosphohydrolase, translated as MLLSFALRIAVAYLIVIALMLAAVYQQHHSRLEDYVNQRFADVMTEVRVHLSTEESETVSEEMGEVLQQMQIPYLEAYDGKGRLLHAFASQSWTALKEDTPMPLLPKRGKKDLSLVERGGTPYLRFATGPAEIINPLGKPVTRAFRGLFPVDGNSIRRMREHYTNALWLVLATGAVFALALFPMILFYYRQLRRKNRELIRSYFGTVSALGSAVAQRDSGTSSHSYRVTHYTLRLAEALHCCSEKHIANIILGAYLHDIGKIGIPDHILLKPGRLSDEEFELMKSHVERGLEIVRHVTWLSKAGRVIAGHHEKYDGSGYPKGLRGSAIPLEARIFSVADVFDALGSRRPYKEPMALDASLAYLKSHAGTHFDPEIVAVFIRIAPEIYRETLNRTEEELESMLQKEAEPYISRL; from the coding sequence GTGCTCCTCTCATTCGCCCTGCGTATCGCTGTCGCCTATCTGATCGTGATCGCTTTGATGCTCGCCGCCGTCTATCAGCAACACCATTCACGCCTCGAAGATTATGTCAATCAGCGCTTTGCAGATGTCATGACAGAGGTACGCGTACACCTCTCGACGGAGGAGTCCGAAACGGTCAGTGAAGAGATGGGCGAAGTGCTGCAACAGATGCAGATCCCCTACCTCGAGGCCTATGACGGGAAGGGCCGTCTGCTCCACGCTTTTGCATCCCAAAGTTGGACCGCGCTGAAAGAGGATACACCGATGCCGCTCCTGCCGAAGAGAGGGAAGAAGGATTTATCGCTGGTCGAACGCGGCGGCACCCCCTATCTTCGCTTCGCCACGGGTCCGGCCGAGATCATAAACCCTTTAGGAAAGCCTGTTACCAGGGCTTTCCGCGGACTCTTCCCTGTCGACGGCAATAGTATCCGGCGGATGCGCGAGCATTATACAAATGCCCTTTGGCTCGTCCTTGCAACCGGCGCGGTTTTCGCCCTCGCCCTTTTCCCGATGATTCTTTTCTATTACAGACAGCTGCGCCGGAAAAACCGTGAATTGATCCGCAGCTATTTCGGTACCGTCTCTGCGCTCGGCAGTGCCGTGGCCCAGCGCGACAGCGGGACCTCAAGCCACAGCTACCGTGTCACGCACTATACCCTGAGGCTCGCCGAGGCCCTGCACTGCTGCAGCGAAAAGCATATTGCCAACATCATCCTCGGCGCCTATCTGCATGATATCGGCAAAATCGGCATCCCGGACCATATTCTTTTAAAACCGGGCCGATTGAGCGATGAGGAGTTTGAACTCATGAAGAGCCATGTGGAGAGAGGGCTGGAGATTGTCCGTCATGTCACCTGGCTTTCCAAGGCCGGGAGAGTCATCGCCGGCCACCACGAAAAGTATGACGGCAGCGGTTACCCCAAGGGGCTGCGCGGCAGTGCGATCCCGCTCGAGGCGCGTATCTTCAGCGTGGCCGACGTCTTTGACGCCCTGGGCTCACGGCGCCCCTATAAAGAGCCCATGGCGCTCGACGCGTCCCTCGCCTACCTCAAAAGCCATGCCGGCACCCACTTCGACCCCGAGATCGTCGCGGTGTTCATCCGGATCGCCCCCGAGATCTACCGCGAGACACTGAACCGGACCGAAGAAGAGCTAGAAAGCATGCTGCAAAAAGAGGCCGAGCCCTATATCAGCAGGCTCTAG
- a CDS encoding Do family serine endopeptidase — protein MPRRFMLISSILSAFLTLQAAAVTFDEMPPLSERVMPNAPNAVLSFSAAIDKAKDSIVYISSKQIRSQKYMEQMHPFFEQFFGRKFNPNPHRQSLGSGVIVTSDGYIVTNNHVVEDADSIMVKLPGAQKEYRAKLVGSDPKSDIAVIRIEAEGLTPIRMGSSAELKIGDIVFAIGNPFGVGLSVSQGIVSAQHKNGIGINEYENFIQTDASINPGNSGGALIDSRGALIGINSAIITRSGGNNGIGFAIEVDMVKSIAKKLIEDGSVTRGYLGVSIGDLTKELQSLYTHENGALLNDIVVDSPAQKAGLKRGDLIVAVDGRTVSNAADLKNMIGMYRPGSRIKITYERDGKTDTVSVNLTDLGEQAANGSDAVFEGVSLQNLDPQQRYRLRIPDDVEGVLVTEVDADSEAAMQGVRPGDIIVQLENTPVTDLTSLQKARSSAEGKLKRIYLYRKGQIYVVALP, from the coding sequence ATGCCCAGAAGATTTATGCTTATCAGTTCGATTCTTTCGGCCTTCCTGACCCTGCAGGCGGCTGCCGTCACCTTTGACGAAATGCCCCCACTGAGTGAACGGGTCATGCCCAACGCCCCCAATGCGGTCCTCTCTTTCAGTGCGGCCATCGACAAGGCGAAAGACTCCATCGTCTATATCTCCTCCAAACAGATACGGTCGCAAAAATACATGGAACAGATGCACCCCTTCTTTGAGCAGTTTTTCGGCCGGAAGTTCAATCCCAACCCCCACCGCCAGAGCCTGGGCTCCGGCGTCATCGTCACCAGCGACGGCTACATCGTGACGAATAACCACGTCGTCGAAGATGCCGACAGCATCATGGTCAAACTGCCCGGTGCGCAAAAAGAGTACCGCGCCAAGCTCGTCGGGAGCGACCCCAAATCCGACATCGCCGTGATCCGTATCGAAGCCGAGGGGCTCACGCCGATACGGATGGGCAGCTCCGCCGAACTGAAAATCGGCGATATCGTCTTTGCGATCGGTAACCCCTTCGGTGTCGGTCTCAGCGTCTCGCAGGGGATCGTTTCCGCCCAGCACAAAAACGGGATCGGGATCAACGAGTACGAGAACTTCATCCAGACGGATGCCTCCATCAACCCCGGGAACTCGGGGGGCGCGCTGATCGACAGCCGCGGGGCGCTGATCGGGATCAACTCCGCCATCATCACCCGCAGCGGCGGCAACAACGGTATCGGCTTTGCCATCGAAGTCGATATGGTCAAAAGCATCGCCAAGAAGCTGATCGAGGACGGGAGCGTCACGCGGGGCTATCTCGGCGTCAGCATCGGTGACCTCACGAAGGAGCTCCAGTCTCTATACACGCACGAAAACGGCGCCCTGCTCAACGACATCGTTGTCGACTCCCCGGCCCAGAAAGCCGGCCTGAAACGCGGCGACCTCATTGTTGCCGTCGACGGCCGCACCGTCAGCAACGCCGCCGATCTCAAAAACATGATCGGGATGTACCGCCCCGGCAGCCGCATCAAGATCACCTATGAGCGTGACGGTAAGACCGATACGGTCTCCGTCAATCTGACCGACCTGGGAGAGCAGGCCGCGAACGGCTCCGACGCCGTTTTCGAAGGGGTCAGCCTGCAGAACCTCGATCCGCAGCAGCGTTACCGCCTGCGGATTCCCGACGACGTCGAGGGGGTTTTGGTCACCGAAGTGGATGCCGACAGCGAAGCGGCGATGCAGGGGGTCCGTCCCGGCGACATCATCGTCCAGCTCGAGAATACCCCTGTCACCGATCTGACCTCCCTGCAAAAAGCACGCAGCAGTGCCGAAGGCAAGCTCAAGCGCATCTATCTCTACCGCAAAGGCCAGATCTACGTCGTCGCCCTTCCCTAG
- the pdxA gene encoding 4-hydroxythreonine-4-phosphate dehydrogenase: MSLPRLAISIGDPNGVGPEIALRAHPQIADYCLPLYCVDPEVMEQAASLLGMHIPEDFDMIALEQPIVIEPGCVSPEAGRYSHASFMKAIALTEAGETDALVTLPIHKEAWMQAGIAYKGHTELLRDHFGKEAIMMLGCHQLYVALYTEHIPLKEVPAKIERNALARFLLDLYRATGFDDIAVLGLNPHAGDNGVLGDEEREIEAAITIANDTLEAEGLKCDGRPFFGPVVPDAAFTPTFRAAHRHIAAMYHDQGLAPLKALYFDESVNISLNLPIVRTSVDHGTAFDIAYRGKARLNSYRNAVDTALQLSDNAPSNS; the protein is encoded by the coding sequence ATGAGCCTGCCGCGCCTCGCCATCAGCATCGGCGACCCTAACGGTGTCGGCCCCGAGATCGCCCTGCGGGCCCACCCGCAGATCGCCGACTACTGCCTGCCGCTGTACTGTGTCGATCCCGAGGTGATGGAACAGGCCGCATCGCTGCTGGGCATGCACATCCCCGAGGATTTCGACATGATAGCGCTGGAGCAACCCATTGTGATCGAACCCGGCTGCGTCTCCCCGGAGGCAGGCCGCTACAGCCACGCTTCCTTTATGAAGGCGATCGCCCTCACCGAAGCCGGCGAAACGGATGCCCTTGTCACCCTCCCTATCCATAAAGAGGCGTGGATGCAGGCCGGCATCGCCTACAAGGGGCATACCGAACTGCTCCGGGACCATTTCGGCAAAGAGGCGATCATGATGCTGGGATGCCACCAGCTCTACGTGGCGCTTTACACCGAGCACATTCCGCTCAAAGAGGTCCCTGCAAAAATTGAACGCAATGCCCTGGCCCGGTTCCTCCTCGACCTCTACCGTGCCACCGGTTTTGACGACATCGCCGTGCTCGGCCTCAACCCCCATGCCGGCGACAACGGGGTACTCGGGGACGAGGAGCGTGAGATCGAAGCGGCCATCACCATCGCCAACGATACGCTGGAGGCCGAGGGGCTGAAATGCGACGGACGCCCTTTCTTCGGACCCGTTGTCCCCGATGCCGCCTTTACGCCGACCTTTCGCGCCGCCCACCGCCATATCGCGGCGATGTACCACGACCAGGGTCTCGCCCCCCTGAAGGCCCTCTATTTCGACGAGAGCGTCAATATCTCGCTCAACCTTCCCATCGTCCGTACCTCCGTCGACCACGGTACCGCCTTCGACATCGCCTACCGCGGAAAAGCGCGCCTGAACAGCTACCGGAATGCCGTCGACACCGCCCTTCAGCTCTCGGATAACGCCCCCTCCAATTCATAA
- a CDS encoding pyridoxine 5'-phosphate synthase: MQLGVNIDHIAVLREARRINDPDPLMALALCAQNGADQITIHLREDRRHINDEDAQKIIVSSPLPVNLECSINQSIIDIVCELRPHRATLVPENREEVTTEGGLDVIGQSTAVSDAIDQLHDAGIAVSLFVDPSAHIMEQSKALEAEMVELHTGTYANLFAMLNTALPYTRHSIPELELPRDELQQRLEAAVDALRQSAEHAHAIGLEVAAGHGLNYHNLHAITAIAEIVELNIGQSIVARSVFTGLGAAVRDMKALLVR, translated from the coding sequence ATTCAGCTCGGCGTCAACATAGACCACATCGCCGTCCTGCGCGAGGCGCGCCGCATCAACGACCCCGATCCGCTGATGGCGCTGGCCCTCTGTGCACAGAACGGTGCGGACCAGATCACCATCCACCTTCGCGAAGACCGCCGCCATATCAATGACGAGGATGCCCAGAAGATCATCGTCTCCTCCCCGCTCCCGGTCAACCTGGAGTGTTCCATCAACCAGTCCATTATCGATATCGTCTGCGAACTGCGCCCCCACCGCGCCACCCTCGTCCCGGAGAACCGCGAGGAGGTCACGACCGAAGGCGGTCTGGATGTCATCGGGCAGAGCACCGCCGTGTCCGACGCCATCGACCAGCTGCATGACGCCGGCATCGCCGTTTCGCTCTTCGTCGACCCCTCCGCGCATATCATGGAGCAGTCCAAGGCGCTCGAAGCGGAGATGGTAGAGCTGCACACCGGTACCTATGCCAACCTCTTTGCGATGCTCAACACCGCGCTGCCCTATACGCGCCACAGCATCCCCGAGCTCGAACTGCCACGCGATGAACTGCAGCAGCGGCTTGAAGCCGCCGTCGATGCCCTCCGCCAGAGCGCGGAACATGCCCATGCCATCGGCCTGGAAGTCGCGGCAGGCCACGGCCTGAACTACCATAACCTGCATGCCATCACCGCCATCGCGGAGATCGTTGAACTCAACATCGGTCAAAGCATCGTCGCGCGCTCCGTCTTCACGGGACTCGGTGCCGCCGTCCGCGACATGAAAGCGCTGCTCGTCCGATGA
- a CDS encoding putative urea ABC transporter substrate-binding protein: MKSIFKSTSKLLVAATLVMGFGASSLMAEVKDKFQVSWTIYVGWMPWDYAQQKGIIDKWAKKYGIEIEMVQVNDYIESINQYTAGKFDGCLMTNMDALTIPAAGGVDSTAVIMGDYSNGNDGILLKNKKNLTDIKGQTVNLVELSVSHYLLARALETVGMSEKDVKVLNTSDADMVAAWGTKDVTAMTTWNPQLSEIMAGNKDANLVFDSSKTPGEIIDMLVINTETLKDNPKLAKALTGAWFEVMALMKKGDEAALTFMAQASGTDLAGYKSQLDSTMMFYTPSDLLAFTTSAEIPATMKKVSEFSFEHGILGEGAPDAEFIGMAFPGGKTFGDPKNIKLRFDDTFVKMAAEGKL; encoded by the coding sequence ATGAAATCTATTTTCAAATCTACCTCAAAACTCTTAGTTGCCGCTACACTGGTCATGGGCTTCGGAGCCTCCTCGCTGATGGCGGAAGTCAAAGATAAGTTTCAGGTCTCCTGGACGATCTATGTCGGATGGATGCCGTGGGATTATGCCCAGCAAAAAGGGATCATCGACAAGTGGGCCAAGAAATACGGCATCGAGATCGAAATGGTCCAGGTCAACGACTACATCGAATCAATCAACCAATATACTGCAGGAAAATTTGACGGCTGTCTGATGACAAACATGGATGCCCTCACGATCCCGGCTGCGGGCGGCGTCGACTCTACGGCGGTCATCATGGGTGACTACTCCAACGGGAACGACGGTATCCTCCTCAAAAACAAGAAAAACCTGACTGACATCAAAGGCCAGACGGTCAACCTCGTCGAACTTTCCGTCTCTCACTACCTGCTGGCACGTGCACTTGAAACGGTCGGCATGAGCGAAAAAGACGTCAAGGTCCTCAACACTTCCGACGCCGACATGGTCGCGGCATGGGGGACGAAAGACGTGACTGCAATGACGACTTGGAACCCGCAGCTCAGCGAGATCATGGCCGGCAATAAAGATGCGAACCTCGTTTTTGACTCCAGCAAGACGCCGGGCGAAATCATCGACATGCTCGTCATCAACACTGAAACGCTCAAAGACAACCCGAAACTTGCCAAAGCGCTGACGGGTGCATGGTTCGAAGTTATGGCACTGATGAAGAAGGGCGATGAAGCGGCACTGACGTTCATGGCACAGGCTTCCGGTACGGACCTCGCAGGCTACAAGAGCCAGCTTGACTCCACGATGATGTTCTACACGCCCTCTGACCTGCTTGCCTTTACGACGAGCGCGGAAATCCCGGCGACAATGAAAAAAGTCAGCGAGTTCTCCTTTGAGCACGGTATCCTCGGTGAAGGTGCCCCTGACGCCGAGTTCATCGGTATGGCGTTCCCGGGCGGCAAAACGTTCGGTGATCCGAAAAACATCAAGCTCCGCTTCGACGACACCTTTGTCAAAATGGCCGCCGAAGGGAAACTGTAA